Proteins from a genomic interval of Clostridium sp. 'deep sea':
- a CDS encoding DegV family protein gives MRKIAIVTDSASDLPDNIIDQYNISILPLRIIYKDREYRDRLEIKPQEVYEVIEKEVPTTSLPTAGDILAVFDNLAEQGYQEALVITLSSNLSGTYKMVNMLAKDYDKLTIKVLDSKTLGMFLGFLVIKAAELAETHSIDEIIKQATALRAKLKGGYIVRTLSYLRKGGRIGKVEGTVGELLSIKPIIGINDDGVYHTIGKTRGWARAKKKLTKMIKDEFYNKNYIIAIIHGGALEEAQEMHSKLKDIGNVVESYISQISPALGVHTGPGLIGFAAYEV, from the coding sequence TTGAGAAAGATTGCAATTGTTACTGACTCAGCAAGTGATTTACCAGATAATATTATAGATCAGTATAATATTAGTATTTTACCTTTAAGAATTATATATAAAGATCGAGAATATAGAGATCGTTTAGAAATTAAGCCACAAGAGGTTTATGAGGTAATAGAAAAAGAAGTACCAACTACTTCCTTGCCTACAGCAGGCGATATCTTAGCAGTCTTTGACAATCTTGCAGAACAAGGCTATCAAGAAGCTTTAGTAATCACCTTATCATCTAATTTAAGTGGAACATACAAAATGGTTAATATGTTGGCAAAAGATTATGATAAACTAACTATTAAGGTATTGGATTCTAAAACATTAGGAATGTTTTTAGGCTTTTTAGTTATAAAAGCTGCTGAATTAGCTGAAACGCATAGTATAGATGAAATTATTAAACAAGCTACAGCTTTAAGGGCTAAGTTAAAAGGTGGCTACATTGTTAGAACCTTAAGTTACCTTCGTAAAGGCGGCAGAATTGGAAAAGTAGAAGGAACTGTAGGGGAGCTATTAAGTATTAAACCCATAATAGGCATCAATGATGACGGTGTATATCATACTATTGGTAAAACTAGAGGATGGGCAAGAGCAAAGAAAAAACTAACTAAAATGATTAAAGATGAATTTTACAATAAAAATTATATTATAGCTATAATCCATGGAGGAGCTTTAGAAGAAGCTCAAGAAATGCACAGTAAACTAAAGGATATTGGTAATGTAGTTGAATCATACATATCTCAAATAAGTCCAGCATTAGGAGTTCATACTGGCCCAGGATTAATTGGTTTTGCGGCTTATGAAGTGTAA
- a CDS encoding metallophosphoesterase, giving the protein MKQQLLNIKKDTDYRIIAISDIHGHNELMEKMLEKIQLQEDDYLIIIGDFINRGGDSVKSYKLIKKIANRQNTFILKGNHEFMIHRYLQDKDIFYKLHDFLKSQQYETIVDTMLKEHKRDVFSFNNSDELYDFMNEHYSEMIEFLSSLPVMLIFNDFIFVHGGYSKEFTLPQDEHKFLKYDFYNEKSKKNEKKIIVGHWPACNMRTKKISNKPYFNDEKNIIFIDGGLGTKATGELNALIIEKRDNVIVYDNVQVNNFTKKKIIQEHQFIKEDTIYVDYPHLEIELIEHRESMSLCKHLHSNKLFSIFNSFLTKDNDTYKLNTYNFINNFLNLKIGDYVELCEVYDDCALVKHNGEFGWVLSSQID; this is encoded by the coding sequence ATGAAACAACAATTATTAAATATAAAAAAAGATACAGACTATAGAATTATTGCTATTAGTGATATCCATGGGCATAATGAGTTAATGGAAAAAATGTTAGAAAAAATTCAGTTACAAGAAGATGATTATTTAATTATAATTGGTGACTTTATTAACCGCGGTGGGGATAGCGTTAAATCTTATAAATTAATAAAGAAAATAGCTAATCGTCAAAACACCTTTATACTAAAAGGTAATCACGAATTTATGATTCATAGATACTTACAAGATAAGGATATATTTTATAAACTTCATGATTTTCTTAAAAGCCAGCAATATGAAACAATTGTAGATACTATGTTAAAAGAACATAAAAGAGATGTTTTTTCTTTTAATAATAGTGATGAGCTGTATGATTTTATGAATGAGCATTATTCCGAAATGATAGAGTTTTTAAGCAGTTTACCAGTGATGCTTATTTTTAATGATTTTATTTTTGTGCATGGTGGATACAGTAAAGAATTTACTTTACCTCAAGATGAACACAAATTTTTAAAATACGATTTTTATAATGAAAAAAGTAAAAAGAATGAGAAAAAGATTATTGTGGGACATTGGCCAGCCTGTAATATGCGAACTAAAAAAATATCTAATAAACCTTATTTTAATGATGAAAAGAATATTATTTTTATTGATGGGGGTTTAGGTACCAAAGCCACTGGAGAGTTAAATGCCTTAATTATTGAAAAACGTGATAATGTAATAGTTTATGATAATGTTCAAGTTAATAATTTCACTAAGAAAAAAATAATACAAGAACATCAGTTTATTAAAGAAGATACAATTTATGTTGACTACCCTCATTTAGAGATTGAGCTTATTGAGCACAGGGAATCTATGAGTTTATGTAAACATTTACATAGTAATAAACTGTTTTCAATATTTAACTCATTTCTCACCAAGGATAATGATACATATAAGCTAAATACCTATAATTTCATTAACAATTTTTTAAACCTTAAAATAGGTGATTATGTAGAGCTTTGTGAAGTGTATGATGACTGTGCTTTAGTAAAGCATAATGGTGAGTTTGGCTGGGTTTTGAGTAGCCAAATAGATTAG
- a CDS encoding ABC transporter ATP-binding protein — MKDNNKHLKSKYGKTTKASILLTMSVVMGIMPIFLIMKTISLYSVNELTINHILLYGSLVIVCQLCKAMFYGFSIKKAHQLAYNSLIAIRTDIINHLKKLPISFFRKRKTGDLTKIINHDVEQVEVYLAHGYPEIMVATLIPLVIFLSLIYIDWRIALSLVSTIPIMLFLLAAFNKLWSNQFAQYHQTTKEMSEDLLEYIATMPVIKAFGDNETRTNKVLKTMNKYIKWVKKVASGMAVPMSFIGMFVTGGLVMVAIAGSLLLENGLISTNEFVISIILSGIFVSSFAKLSSFQHQNIVYNNTLNSINSILGEDIPECKQTSDVVNSNQIVINKVTFSYDDKRDAIKDLNVSFKPNTVNAIVGLSGSGKTTIANLVMGFYKTNKGEISIGNKNIANMSEVELNELVSIVQQEVFLFNLSIENNIKIGKKDATRQEIIEAAKKAQIHDTIMSFKNGYDTIVGESGAKLSGGEKQRISIARIILKNSPIIILDEATSAIDPHNEHLIQQSIEALVGDKTIIMIAHHLNTIVKADQIIVMHEGEAIATGTHQELLKSCSLYSELINQEEQAHMWQIRECV, encoded by the coding sequence ATGAAAGATAATAATAAACATTTAAAAAGTAAATATGGCAAAACCACAAAAGCAAGTATTTTATTAACAATGAGTGTAGTAATGGGTATTATGCCAATATTTTTAATAATGAAAACTATCAGCTTATACTCGGTTAATGAACTTACTATTAACCATATATTGTTATATGGTTCTTTAGTTATAGTATGCCAATTATGTAAAGCAATGTTTTATGGATTCTCAATAAAAAAGGCACATCAATTAGCGTATAATTCTTTGATTGCTATTCGTACAGACATTATTAATCATTTAAAGAAACTGCCAATCTCTTTCTTTCGTAAGAGGAAAACAGGAGATTTAACTAAAATTATAAATCATGATGTTGAACAGGTGGAGGTATATTTAGCACATGGCTACCCCGAAATCATGGTGGCTACTTTAATACCACTGGTTATATTTCTAAGTCTTATTTACATAGACTGGAGAATTGCCTTGTCGCTGGTTTCTACTATTCCAATTATGTTATTTCTATTAGCTGCATTTAATAAACTATGGAGTAATCAGTTTGCACAGTACCACCAAACAACAAAAGAAATGTCAGAAGATTTGCTTGAGTATATCGCTACTATGCCTGTAATTAAAGCCTTTGGTGATAACGAAACCAGAACAAATAAAGTGCTAAAAACCATGAATAAATATATTAAATGGGTTAAAAAGGTAGCATCGGGTATGGCTGTTCCAATGAGTTTTATAGGTATGTTTGTTACTGGAGGGTTAGTTATGGTAGCAATAGCGGGATCATTGCTACTTGAAAACGGATTAATTAGTACAAATGAGTTTGTTATTTCAATAATTTTAAGTGGAATATTTGTTAGTTCATTTGCAAAGCTATCTTCGTTTCAACATCAAAATATTGTATACAATAATACTCTAAACAGTATAAATAGTATTTTAGGTGAAGATATTCCAGAGTGTAAACAAACAAGTGATGTAGTAAACTCAAATCAAATAGTTATTAATAAAGTTACTTTTAGTTATGATGATAAAAGAGATGCCATTAAAGACTTAAACGTATCGTTTAAGCCCAATACAGTTAATGCGATAGTTGGCTTATCTGGCTCAGGAAAAACTACCATAGCGAACCTCGTAATGGGTTTTTACAAGACTAATAAAGGTGAAATAAGTATAGGAAATAAAAATATAGCAAATATGAGCGAAGTAGAATTAAATGAGTTGGTATCAATTGTGCAACAAGAAGTATTTTTATTTAATTTAAGTATTGAAAATAACATTAAAATAGGTAAAAAAGATGCAACTAGGCAAGAAATTATTGAAGCAGCTAAGAAAGCTCAAATACACGATACAATTATGAGTTTTAAAAATGGATATGACACTATTGTAGGTGAGAGTGGAGCAAAACTATCTGGCGGTGAAAAACAAAGAATATCAATAGCTCGAATAATTCTTAAGAATTCTCCAATTATTATTTTAGATGAAGCTACTTCAGCTATTGATCCTCATAATGAACACTTAATTCAGCAGTCAATTGAGGCATTGGTAGGTGACAAAACCATAATAATGATTGCTCATCATTTAAATACAATTGTAAAAGCTGACCAAATAATTGTTATGCATGAGGGTGAAGCAATTGCAACTGGAACACATCAAGAGTTATTAAAGAGTTGTAGTTTATATTCTGAATTAATAAACCAAGAAGAGCAAGCCCATATGTGGCAGATTAGGGAGTGTGTTTAA
- a CDS encoding ABC transporter ATP-binding protein encodes MNIIKEMNLKEKALLCVAIICTVVSALLSVSMVFIILNMITFITKDSGIFSNITSYYYSLVVILGLQAVFNCSEDIFEHSVGFEITNRVRQKITLRLKKFSLGFYSKERLGEISTIIHKDVENIERVVGHLWPSMISDFLVAVIIGVGLFIVNVKLGLAMVSLVPFAILALVLGEKKNSKLQKKSQNDLASMVSLFVEYLKGIPLLKAFKNNTTFETSLKDSCVTFGKSSKKTANSVSSCITIFSVLMELSYAVLAIVGMLMLYMKAVSLDQFLIFIIFSREFYKPFFNLDKHWMNYIVAKDSYSRIERILNAQVIPFPATAIEPQKYDVQFENASFYYEKDEFEMKSINFKVPQGSLVALVGPSGSGKTTVTNLLLRFYDLRDGSIKVGGVDIKNIDYNHLLQNTSIVMQNVILFSDSIYENIKIGNKNATKKQVILAAKKAMIHDFIVTLPKAYDTMVGENGAGLSGGQKQRISIARALLKDSPLVILDEATSNVDPINERMIQKAISNLAVGRTIIVIAHHLKTIKNADNILVFNNGVIVESGDYNSLMIKNGLFRTLWDSQQSASDWVINS; translated from the coding sequence ATGAATATAATAAAAGAAATGAATTTAAAAGAAAAAGCACTTCTTTGTGTAGCTATTATATGTACTGTTGTTAGTGCATTACTAAGTGTTTCTATGGTCTTCATCATCTTAAATATGATAACTTTCATAACTAAAGATAGTGGTATTTTCAGTAATATTACATCTTATTATTATAGCTTAGTAGTTATTTTAGGCTTACAGGCAGTATTTAATTGTAGTGAAGATATATTTGAACATTCTGTAGGATTTGAAATAACAAATCGAGTAAGGCAAAAAATAACCCTAAGATTAAAAAAGTTTTCATTAGGTTTTTATAGCAAGGAAAGGCTTGGTGAAATCAGCACTATAATACACAAAGATGTAGAGAATATTGAAAGAGTTGTGGGTCATTTATGGCCTAGCATGATTTCTGATTTTTTGGTAGCAGTTATTATAGGAGTTGGTCTTTTTATAGTTAATGTAAAGCTGGGATTAGCTATGGTTTCATTAGTTCCTTTTGCAATACTAGCTTTAGTGTTAGGTGAAAAAAAGAATTCTAAATTGCAAAAAAAGTCTCAAAACGATTTAGCTAGTATGGTAAGTTTGTTTGTAGAGTATTTAAAGGGTATTCCTTTGTTAAAAGCATTTAAGAACAATACCACTTTTGAAACCTCTTTAAAAGATAGTTGTGTTACGTTTGGTAAAAGTAGTAAGAAAACAGCTAATTCTGTTTCTTCTTGTATTACTATATTCTCAGTGCTAATGGAATTGAGTTATGCTGTGTTGGCAATAGTTGGTATGCTGATGTTGTATATGAAAGCAGTCTCTCTTGATCAGTTTTTAATATTCATTATTTTCTCTAGAGAGTTTTATAAGCCATTTTTTAATTTAGATAAACACTGGATGAATTATATTGTTGCTAAAGATAGCTATAGTAGAATTGAAAGAATTCTTAATGCCCAAGTTATTCCTTTTCCAGCAACAGCTATTGAGCCTCAAAAGTATGATGTTCAGTTTGAAAATGCCAGTTTTTATTATGAAAAAGATGAGTTCGAAATGAAATCTATAAACTTTAAGGTACCTCAAGGTTCGTTAGTTGCCTTAGTAGGACCATCTGGATCTGGTAAAACCACTGTAACTAATTTATTACTTCGTTTTTATGACCTTAGAGACGGAAGCATTAAAGTTGGTGGGGTGGATATAAAAAATATAGACTATAATCATCTTTTACAAAACACCAGTATAGTTATGCAAAATGTAATATTATTCTCAGATAGCATTTATGAAAACATTAAAATTGGAAATAAAAATGCCACTAAAAAGCAGGTAATTTTAGCAGCTAAAAAAGCTATGATTCATGACTTTATAGTGACTCTGCCCAAGGCTTATGACACTATGGTTGGTGAAAATGGAGCAGGTTTATCTGGTGGCCAAAAACAAAGAATTTCTATAGCCAGAGCTTTATTGAAAGATTCTCCTTTAGTTATTTTAGATGAAGCTACTAGTAATGTTGATCCTATTAATGAACGTATGATTCAAAAAGCAATTTCTAATTTAGCTGTAGGCAGAACTATAATTGTAATAGCTCACCACCTAAAAACCATAAAAAATGCAGATAACATTTTGGTATTTAATAATGGTGTTATAGTTGAAAGTGGTGACTATAATAGCCTAATGATAAAAAATGGGTTATTCAGAACTCTGTGGGATAGCCAGCAGTCTGCTAGTGACTGGGTAATTAATAGTTAA
- a CDS encoding HAMP domain-containing sensor histidine kinase: MKNNYHNHDFKHKYRSHCYRHSHSHNDIEKYRKHIKIMRPISIIISLLILYSIIKLFSTERGIYVIGFILVISLLKEVFSFLYFKRLTTYILEPIEKLKEAVEEVSVGNYGVTVNDSVPDNEIAQLIHSFNRMSVKLKESEELQKKYELNRKNLITIISHDLKTPITSILGYVQGIQEGVAHSSQKLNKYINIIYQNAQYTDKLINDLFLFSTLDIQKLDFNFTKTSIKAFMEDLFTELELELKEQNIDLDYSDEIGVDKQIELDGKRIRQVILNIINNAIKYTDKQQVIITCSLKSIDTGVKLGIKDNGPGVNPQKINDIFNQFYRVDESRSKDIGGLGLGLAIAKELVKAHNGEIWAESDTNNGTTIYFTICEAINKSIGCDLNE, encoded by the coding sequence ATGAAAAATAACTATCATAATCATGACTTTAAACATAAATATAGAAGCCACTGTTATAGGCATAGTCATAGTCATAATGATATTGAAAAATATAGAAAACATATTAAAATAATGCGTCCTATATCTATTATTATAAGCTTGCTCATCTTGTATAGCATTATTAAGCTTTTTTCCACTGAAAGAGGTATATATGTTATAGGATTTATTTTAGTTATTTCCTTGTTAAAAGAAGTATTTTCATTTTTATATTTTAAGCGTTTAACTACCTATATTCTTGAACCAATTGAAAAGCTTAAAGAGGCAGTAGAAGAAGTGTCTGTTGGTAATTATGGGGTGACAGTTAACGATTCAGTTCCAGATAATGAAATTGCACAGTTAATACACTCCTTTAATAGAATGAGTGTTAAGCTAAAAGAGAGTGAAGAGTTACAAAAAAAATATGAGTTAAACAGAAAAAATTTAATAACCATTATATCTCATGATTTAAAAACTCCTATTACGTCTATACTAGGTTACGTACAAGGAATTCAAGAGGGGGTAGCCCACAGCTCTCAAAAACTAAATAAGTACATTAATATCATTTATCAAAATGCCCAGTACACAGATAAACTAATTAATGATTTGTTTTTGTTCTCTACCCTAGATATTCAAAAGCTTGACTTTAATTTTACTAAAACTTCTATAAAAGCCTTTATGGAAGATTTATTTACAGAGTTAGAACTTGAGTTAAAAGAGCAAAACATTGATTTAGACTATAGCGATGAAATTGGGGTAGATAAACAAATTGAGCTCGATGGCAAAAGAATAAGGCAAGTAATTTTAAATATAATAAACAATGCTATTAAGTATACTGATAAACAACAGGTAATAATAACTTGTAGTTTAAAGTCTATAGATACAGGGGTAAAGCTGGGCATTAAAGACAATGGCCCTGGTGTAAATCCTCAAAAAATTAATGACATTTTTAATCAGTTTTACCGAGTTGATGAATCAAGAAGCAAAGATATTGGTGGATTGGGTTTAGGTTTAGCAATAGCTAAGGAACTAGTTAAGGCTCACAATGGTGAAATATGGGCTGAAAGTGATACGAATAATGGTACAACAATTTATTTTACAATATGTGAGGCAATTAATAAATCAATAGGGTGTGACCTAAATGAATAA
- a CDS encoding Fur family transcriptional regulator yields MDISLHNFKSLLDQYGYRITNSRLIIYNVFSKYQNKHLTLADVFHYCKLSSNSIGIATVYRTARIFENIGFIKKIDLGDNSSCYEVVRENNDHFHLKCRVCNQIIEVEQSISIAFKNQILAEMGFGITEFNLINGICKQCRAKLAAL; encoded by the coding sequence ATGGATATTAGTTTACATAACTTTAAGTCATTATTAGATCAATATGGATATAGAATAACAAATTCACGTTTAATTATCTATAATGTTTTTAGTAAATATCAAAATAAGCATTTAACTTTGGCAGATGTTTTTCATTATTGTAAACTCTCTAGTAATAGCATAGGAATAGCTACTGTTTACAGAACAGCTAGAATATTTGAAAACATAGGTTTTATTAAAAAAATTGATTTAGGTGACAATAGTTCGTGTTATGAAGTAGTTAGAGAAAACAATGATCATTTTCATTTAAAATGTAGAGTATGTAATCAAATAATTGAAGTAGAACAGTCAATTAGCATTGCTTTTAAAAATCAAATACTAGCAGAAATGGGATTTGGCATAACTGAGTTTAACTTAATCAATGGAATTTGCAAACAGTGCAGAGCTAAATTAGCAGCTTTATAA
- a CDS encoding response regulator transcription factor yields MNKVLIIEDDINISELERDYLNLNGFKVDIVRTGTEGLNRALYTDYDLVIIDIMLPEINGFEICRTIREKKEIPLIIVSAKTSDIDKIRALGIGADDYLTKPFSPNELVARVKSHLSRYKRLKGEVTNSAVIEINGLSINTKSRQVFLYNKEISFTTKEFDLLVFLASNPNIVFNKETLFDRIWGDEFGDIATVPVHIQKVRKKIENNPSEPKIIETIWGSGYRLNKKSKG; encoded by the coding sequence ATGAATAAAGTGTTAATAATCGAAGATGATATAAATATCTCAGAGCTCGAAAGAGATTACTTAAACTTAAATGGCTTTAAGGTTGATATTGTTAGAACAGGAACAGAGGGCTTAAATAGAGCCCTTTATACTGATTATGATTTGGTTATTATTGATATTATGTTGCCCGAAATAAATGGCTTTGAAATCTGTCGCACTATTCGCGAAAAAAAAGAAATACCCTTAATTATTGTATCAGCCAAAACTAGTGATATAGATAAAATAAGGGCATTAGGCATTGGCGCTGATGACTATTTAACAAAACCGTTTAGCCCTAATGAATTAGTTGCGAGAGTAAAGAGTCATTTAAGTAGATATAAAAGGCTTAAAGGTGAGGTTACTAATTCAGCTGTTATTGAAATAAACGGATTATCTATTAACACAAAATCAAGACAAGTTTTTTTATACAATAAGGAAATTTCTTTTACAACTAAGGAGTTTGATTTACTGGTTTTTTTAGCCTCAAACCCTAATATCGTTTTTAATAAAGAGACTCTTTTTGACCGTATTTGGGGAGATGAGTTTGGAGATATTGCCACAGTTCCTGTACATATTCAAAAGGTAAGAAAAAAAATAGAAAATAACCCCTCGGAGCCTAAAATAATTGAAACTATATGGGGATCAGGATACAGACTAAATAAGAAAAGTAAGGGGTAG
- a CDS encoding helix-turn-helix transcriptional regulator — protein sequence MKIDKGLVGGSTLLLLLSLISESDRYGYEIIKELEIRTESTFQFKEGTLYPVLHKLENKGYVKSYFQAGETGRKRKYYKITSSGKKQLAIEKAKWGLFSKSVNKVICGEAYALL from the coding sequence ATGAAAATAGATAAAGGTTTAGTTGGAGGAAGCACCTTATTATTACTATTATCGCTAATCAGTGAAAGTGATAGATATGGTTATGAGATAATAAAAGAGTTAGAAATACGTACAGAGAGCACTTTTCAGTTTAAAGAAGGTACGTTATATCCAGTATTACATAAACTTGAAAATAAGGGTTATGTGAAGTCTTATTTTCAAGCTGGTGAAACCGGTAGAAAACGTAAGTATTATAAAATTACATCGTCAGGCAAAAAACAACTTGCAATTGAAAAAGCAAAGTGGGGTTTATTCTCCAAGTCTGTTAATAAAGTAATATGTGGTGAAGCTTATGCTTTACTCTAA
- a CDS encoding permease prefix domain 1-containing protein: MLYSNKNKYLQQVLKQIKFPFDKPAIEQEISCHIEDKIDFYLELGHKRLEAEKLALNEMGDATFIGKELNKQHNPLLGWAWKISSVVLVLFLFFSVIEIGDTLICALITNDNPANSINKDNIVYNIKLNEKVKIDDTVIKFTQIIYEKDASLSIFYDCYDTRLWGTGWSTENIGAIKDDKGNSYYSGTSYKGGSIRSRCKRTVRNFPNNAKSLIIDYNNFNRKYKIEIPLQRGISNE; the protein is encoded by the coding sequence ATGCTTTACTCTAACAAAAATAAATACCTACAGCAGGTATTAAAACAAATAAAATTCCCATTTGATAAACCTGCAATTGAGCAGGAGATTAGCTGTCATATTGAAGATAAAATTGATTTTTATCTTGAATTAGGGCATAAACGTTTAGAAGCTGAAAAATTAGCCCTAAACGAGATGGGAGATGCTACATTTATTGGAAAAGAGCTTAATAAACAACATAATCCCCTACTTGGGTGGGCCTGGAAGATTTCTAGTGTTGTTTTAGTTTTGTTTTTATTTTTTTCAGTAATAGAAATAGGTGATACACTTATATGTGCATTAATAACCAATGATAATCCTGCTAATTCTATAAACAAAGACAATATTGTTTATAACATAAAGCTAAATGAAAAAGTGAAAATAGATGACACTGTTATTAAGTTTACGCAAATTATATATGAAAAAGATGCAAGCTTAAGTATCTTTTATGATTGTTATGATACAAGGCTGTGGGGTACAGGGTGGAGCACAGAAAATATAGGTGCCATTAAAGACGATAAAGGTAATAGTTATTACTCGGGAACAAGTTATAAAGGTGGTAGCATAAGATCTCGATGTAAACGAACTGTAAGAAATTTTCCTAACAACGCTAAGTCACTCATTATTGATTACAATAACTTCAACAGAAAATACAAAATTGAAATTCCACTGCAACGGGGTATCAGCAATGAATAG
- a CDS encoding TVP38/TMEM64 family protein: protein MLEFFNNLASLEFWTQILEAVKSLGIFAGAGLAMIEAFFPPLPLIVFVTVNVMAFGFWKGYFYSWIGSCLGSILVFLIIKRFGRKKFQSNISKNKRLYNIFSWIKERGFVLIFMLLTFPFTPSIVVCGLAALAGTSTKEYLGALLLGKLIMIFSLSFIGANIKSFFTQPLKSALLIALTLSISFIGKYILQKIEKERSKKRLKKIDCQRYLRCCLQ from the coding sequence ATGCTAGAATTTTTTAATAACTTGGCATCTTTAGAGTTTTGGACTCAAATACTTGAAGCTGTTAAATCATTAGGTATTTTTGCTGGTGCAGGATTAGCGATGATAGAAGCATTTTTTCCACCACTACCTTTAATTGTGTTTGTAACAGTTAATGTTATGGCATTTGGATTTTGGAAAGGCTACTTTTACTCTTGGATTGGCTCATGCTTAGGCTCTATTTTAGTTTTTTTAATTATTAAAAGATTTGGACGCAAAAAATTTCAAAGCAATATCTCCAAAAACAAACGTCTTTATAATATTTTTTCATGGATAAAAGAGAGAGGTTTTGTACTAATATTTATGTTATTAACATTTCCTTTTACTCCCTCAATAGTAGTATGCGGATTGGCTGCTTTAGCTGGAACAAGCACTAAAGAGTATTTGGGAGCTTTATTATTAGGAAAACTAATTATGATATTTTCATTAAGTTTTATTGGTGCGAATATTAAATCATTTTTTACACAGCCTTTAAAATCAGCACTTTTAATAGCTTTAACATTATCAATCTCTTTTATAGGTAAATATATATTACAAAAAATTGAAAAAGAACGCAGCAAAAAGAGGCTAAAAAAGATCGATTGCCAGAGATATCTTAGATGTTGTTTACAATAA
- a CDS encoding MarR family transcriptional regulator — MEKVQQVIEEYILLTEKIASNSNKPNKYDTDIDIFRSEIHIISIIGLYKNIHISEIARKFGVTKGAISKAIKKLEKKGLVKKSIDQENNTRTLVELTAKGKIADKGHDNYHNKYDKIMFSFLNNLKDQELFVLQSFLKKANKMADRHI, encoded by the coding sequence ATGGAAAAAGTACAACAAGTTATTGAAGAGTATATTTTGTTAACCGAAAAAATTGCTAGTAACTCAAACAAACCTAATAAATATGATACAGACATAGATATTTTTCGTAGTGAGATACATATTATTAGTATTATTGGACTATATAAAAATATTCATATCTCAGAAATAGCTAGAAAGTTTGGAGTTACAAAAGGTGCCATATCTAAGGCAATTAAAAAACTAGAAAAGAAAGGATTAGTAAAAAAATCTATTGATCAAGAGAACAATACTCGTACTTTAGTGGAGCTTACAGCAAAGGGCAAAATAGCAGATAAAGGGCACGATAATTATCACAATAAATATGATAAAATAATGTTTTCTTTTTTGAATAACTTAAAAGATCAGGAGTTATTTGTTTTACAGTCGTTTTTAAAAAAGGCAAATAAAATGGCAGATAGACATATATAG